The following proteins are co-located in the Streptococcus anginosus genome:
- the pbp1a gene encoding penicillin-binding protein PBP1A, producing the protein MNKQSLLTAAKYVAIGLITLFLLGVVAGGGIFLYQVHKAPALSEKKLVATTSSKIYDSENNLVADLGSEKRVNAATSDIPTDLVRAIVAIEDHRFFNHRGVDSVRILGAFLNNLRRGNRQGGSTLTQQLIKLTYFSTSSADQTLSRKIQEAWLAIQLERKATKQEIITYYVNKVYMSNGNYGMQTAAQSYYGKDLKDLSLAQTALLAGMPQAPNQYDPYTKPEAAKNRRNLVLSEMYKLKYISAEQYEKAVNTPVTDGLQSLKNSASYPAYMDNYLKQVIEQVQEETGYNLLTTGMEVYTNVNRAAQERLWNIYNSNEYVAYPDDELQVASTIIDATTGKVIAQLGARNQASNVSFGTNQAVETNRDWGSTMKPITDYAPAIENGIYTSTAAYISDAPYNYPGTTTPVYNWDMRYFGNITIQYALQESRNVPAVKTLEAVGLSKSKKFLSGLGINYPDMVYANAISSNTTKSDRKYGASSEKMAAAYAAFANGGTYYKPQYVSRVVFSDGTSKDFSNQGTTAMKETTAYMMTNMLKTVLTSGTGTNAAISGVYQAGKTGTSNYSDDELAKLTKPYGGSSVVTPDELFVGYTQKYSMAVWTGYTNRLTPVLDDGVKVATDVYRAMMSYLSESGTEDWEMPSGLYRSGNYVFLANSTNRYQGNYYNSTSSSSLEESSSSSSSQESSTQESSSSSASSSTEPSASTSASSPNGGGNSETPPSRNR; encoded by the coding sequence ATGAATAAGCAATCTTTACTGACAGCTGCAAAATATGTAGCTATCGGTCTCATTACATTATTTCTGCTTGGAGTTGTAGCTGGTGGAGGAATTTTTCTCTATCAAGTTCACAAGGCACCTGCCTTGTCAGAAAAGAAACTAGTCGCCACAACTTCCAGTAAAATCTATGATAGTGAAAACAATCTTGTTGCTGACTTAGGTTCTGAAAAAAGGGTCAATGCGGCAACAAGTGATATTCCAACTGACTTAGTACGAGCTATCGTTGCAATTGAAGACCACCGTTTCTTCAATCATCGCGGCGTGGACTCTGTTCGTATTTTGGGTGCTTTCTTGAATAATCTGCGCAGAGGAAATCGACAAGGAGGGTCAACGTTGACGCAACAGTTGATTAAACTGACCTACTTCTCCACTTCAAGTGCCGACCAAACACTATCACGGAAAATTCAAGAAGCCTGGTTAGCTATTCAATTGGAGCGCAAAGCCACTAAGCAAGAAATTATTACATACTATGTAAATAAGGTCTATATGTCAAATGGTAACTACGGTATGCAAACAGCTGCTCAAAGTTATTACGGCAAAGATTTGAAAGACTTGAGCTTAGCTCAAACTGCTTTATTGGCGGGGATGCCTCAGGCACCAAACCAATACGACCCTTATACAAAACCAGAAGCAGCCAAAAATCGTCGCAATCTTGTATTGTCAGAAATGTATAAACTCAAATACATCTCTGCTGAGCAATATGAAAAAGCAGTCAATACACCCGTCACAGATGGTCTGCAAAGCTTAAAAAATTCAGCTTCTTATCCTGCTTACATGGATAACTACTTAAAGCAAGTTATTGAGCAAGTCCAAGAAGAAACGGGTTATAACTTGCTGACGACGGGAATGGAAGTGTATACAAACGTAAACAGAGCGGCTCAAGAACGCCTTTGGAACATTTATAATAGCAATGAATATGTTGCTTATCCAGATGATGAATTACAAGTAGCTTCTACCATTATAGATGCTACAACTGGTAAGGTGATTGCTCAACTAGGCGCCCGAAATCAAGCTTCAAATGTTTCTTTTGGTACTAACCAAGCGGTTGAAACCAATCGCGACTGGGGCTCAACCATGAAACCGATCACGGATTACGCTCCAGCCATTGAAAATGGCATTTACACTTCTACGGCTGCTTACATTAGTGATGCTCCTTATAATTATCCTGGAACAACTACTCCAGTCTACAACTGGGATATGCGCTATTTTGGAAACATCACCATTCAGTATGCACTTCAAGAGTCTCGGAACGTTCCAGCTGTCAAGACGTTAGAAGCCGTCGGACTCAGCAAGTCTAAGAAATTCCTAAGCGGACTGGGCATTAATTATCCAGATATGGTATATGCAAATGCCATTTCAAGTAACACGACAAAATCCGATCGAAAATATGGTGCCAGCAGTGAAAAAATGGCTGCTGCCTATGCTGCTTTTGCAAATGGTGGAACTTATTACAAACCACAATATGTCAGCCGTGTTGTCTTTAGCGATGGAACCTCAAAAGATTTCTCTAATCAAGGTACAACCGCAATGAAAGAAACAACAGCTTACATGATGACAAATATGCTGAAAACAGTTCTTACATCTGGTACTGGGACCAATGCAGCTATATCTGGTGTCTATCAAGCCGGTAAAACAGGAACTTCCAACTATTCCGATGATGAACTAGCGAAACTAACGAAGCCTTATGGTGGCTCTAGTGTTGTGACTCCTGATGAACTCTTTGTTGGTTATACGCAGAAATATTCAATGGCGGTATGGACAGGTTACACTAATCGTCTTACTCCCGTTCTGGACGATGGTGTGAAAGTCGCAACAGATGTTTACCGTGCGATGATGTCTTACTTGTCTGAAAGCGGGACAGAAGACTGGGAAATGCCTAGCGGCCTTTATCGTAGCGGAAATTATGTCTTTTTAGCCAATTCCACTAATAGATACCAAGGAAATTATTATAATTCTACTTCCAGTTCGAGTCTTGAAGAATCATCATCTTCTTCAAGTAGCCAAGAAAGTTCTACCCAAGAGTCATCAAGCAGCTCTGCTTCATCA